CGATCTGCAGCGGAGATGTACGGCTCCTCTTTTGACTTGGACTATGACTTTCAACGGGATTATTATGACAGGATGTACAGCTACCCAGCAcgtgttcctcctcctcctcctattgcTCGGGCTGTAGTGCCCTCTAAACGCCAGCGTGTATCAGGAAACACCTCAAGAAGGGGAAAAAGTTTCAATTCTAAGAGTGGACAACGAGGATCTTCTTCCAAGTCTGGAAAGTTGAAAGGAGATGACCTCCAGGCCATTAAGAAGGAGTTGTCCCAGATAAAACAAAAAGTGGATTCTCTGCTGGAAAGCctggaaaaaattgaaaaggagcAGAGCAAACAAGGAGTAGAGATGAAGAATGAtaagtcagaagaggagcagagcaGCAGCTCCCAGAAGAAAGATGAGACTAATGTGAAGATGGAGTCTGAGGGGGGTGCAGATGACTCTGCTGAGGAGGGGGACCTACtggatgatgatgataatgaagaTCGGGGGGATGACCAGCTGGAGTTGATCAAGGATGATGAAAAAGAGGCTGAGGAAGGAGAGGATGACAGAGACAGCGCCAATGGCGAGGATGACTCTTAAGCACATAGTGGGGTTTAGGAATCttatcccattatttctttaccTAGGCGCTTGTCTAAGATCAAAATTTGCACCAGATCCTCTCCCCTAGTAtcttcagcacatgctcactgttCGACCCATCCTTGTCCTTCCCATGTTCATTAATTCATATTGCCCTGCGCCTAGTCCCATTTTCACTTCCTTTGATGCTCCTAGTAGTTTTGTTAAGTCTTGCCctgtaatttttgcttttaattttgataCCTCTTTATGACTTAACAATAAAAAGGATGTATGGTTTTTATCAGCTGTCTCCAAAATAATCTCTTGTTAATGCAGGGAGTACAGTTCTTCCCATTCATGAGCTCAGTAGTTGCTTCCCTAACTGCAAAAGCCATCTCATTTAGTTGAGTAGCACCTGCCAGCGGCTTTGAGTTAGAAGTGTGTGCTACCCCACATACGAGTGCTGTGTGGGGCTGTTCAACACAACTGTAACAATGTATTTTTGTGAATGAGAGTTGGCATGTCAAATGCATCCTCTAGAAAAAAAGTAGTGTAATAgtcttaatatttgttttctaaagtTGATACTGTGGGTTATTTTTGTGAACAGCCTGATGTTGGGAcctttttctcaaaataaacaagTCCTTAttaaaccaggaaaaaaaaataataataaattgcatTAGGAAAGTTCAAAAAGATTTTCTTCACTTTAACAGAAGTATGTAAAACTATCAGATAGTTTAGGTTAATTagctttaaaaaagaggaaatttgatCGATTTCTCTACAAGGTTTAGGTCACAATTTAATGGTCAGTGTGTTGGTCAGCTTGTCATTACTCAAATGAAATACCTTAGACAAGCTACTTGTATGAGAATGAGATTTATTTAGCTCGCAGTTTTGGTGGCTGAAAGCTCAAGTGGACATGATGCAGGCTTTTGACAAAGACCTCATGTTGGATGGCAGAGTATGTGTGAAACAATGATCCCATGGGGACCCAGGAAGTAGAGAGAGACTGGGTGGGGCCAAACTCAGACTTTTATAACAACTTTCTCATGAGAACTACTAATAGCTTGCCTCCAGTCTTCTAAGGAGCCCTCACTGGGTATACCACTTAAAAGTTCCATCACCATCCAACAATGTCACCATGGGACCACACCTTTTACACATGGAACTTTGAGGAACACTCAAACTAATATCCAAATCATAATAGTCAAAAAATTATGACAGACTTGAGGACAGAGGAGAGAGTACAAAATAGTCATGATAAAGAATGTTAATGAGCAGAGATGTATGGCAAGACTATTGATGTTGGGGTTGCCATTTTAGATTTTTCATCACAAATTTGAAAGAAGATTCTTCTATATATTCAAATCTCTAGGTGACAGTTAGTATCttgaaacagacatttttataatttagtcTGATTTGGAATTTTCTAAGTATATATGATGAGGAAAGAGAAAAGTGAGGTGGTTAAGTGGTTTGCAATGTAGTTAATGGATTGCTAAACCATGGAGCCAGAatagataaagagagaaatacaAACACAATTAGAGCATTGAGTAGTGAAAAAGTGAGTGGTGGATTTCAGTTCAAACAAAGTAAGAAAACTTTTAGAGTAGGGATACTAGAGTcactgaaaaaaagagaaagtaatgGGAATTTGAAATCCCTGTTTGTAGTTGATGTGTGTTATTGCTAAATTTAAGTCTAGTATCTGATCATGTGAATGGGAGACTGTGGTAGATTAGAGGAAAAGGATTAGTGAAAAGAAGGATGTCAAAGAACTTGGAATTTAGGGCGTAGCAATTATAACAGGAATTCCCAGGAGAGGAAGGCCACTAGTGAGAGAGCTGCTGAAGTCCTTGATGCATTATATAGCTAAGGATGACAGGGTTTTCAAGAAAGACAAAAACTAGGAAGGGtaaaagatgattaaaaaaaaatgacacataaTTCAAAGCAAGTGAAACcgttgaaggaaggagagaaattatttggaaaaggCCGTGGTGGAGATTACCTGGAGAAAGTCTGCGTTATGCtcattgttgaggaacagtgttaacATCCTGCTCCTTTTAAGTGTGCCATTGTTAAGTGATCACCTTAGCTCCCTGAAGTATATGGGGTGTGAATTAGTGGGAAAAGGGCTTTCATTaactggtttttttgtttgtttgttttcaatgttcAGTTTCCTTTAATGACCCCCATCTCCCTGAAGGGCAGGTGCAGGCAGCTAGGTGATGGCAAGAGGCATTCACTTGAAGACCTTGCCCTGACTGAAGGCTTTGCCCACATGCTGGAAGGCCCCCTCCCAGGCAAAGTACTCTCAAACCAGTGTCTGGGTTTCCTCCATGTACACGACTCGGTAGTCCACCTGCCAATCTGGACTCAGCGGAAAGGCAGGCGCTTGGCCTCGGAAGACCCAGATTCCAGAAATGGAGCTGCTATTGTTGGTTCCAAAGAGGATGACACTGGCAAAGACATTCTTCCTCAGCTTATCCAACCGCTGGAACATTCCAGTGATGAGGTTGCAACTCATAAAAGTCTGCGTGAGCTCTTCAGGGAAACGGTACTCAGCATACCACAGAGACCAGCCATCCTGGTCAAAGTGCTCCCAAAAATATGACAGCGCCACAGAGTATCCTCATTGGAGTACTTGCGCTTAAACTCATCCAACACAAAGGTGCTTTTGGGCAGGTGGGCAAAGGGGTCCTTTGCCTTGGACTCAGCAGCCAGTGCCTGCTCACATTCGTCCATCTTTTGCCTAGGAGCTGGGGCAGCTGCCTTTTTCTCCTCTATCCACTCAGCCTGGGGCTTCTGCTTCTCCTCCATGAGCCTTTTTTCTCTTTCCGGGGAGTGTCCTTTTTAGGCTGGCTCTCTGCAAACTTTTTAGCATCAAACTGGGCCATCTTTTCACACAGTTTCATCTCCCCCAAGACAGCCCGAAACTGGGGCTGATTAATGCAGGTGAGGAACCAGCGGTTGGTATTTGGAAAAGCCTGGCGGAAAGAAGGCTGCAAGACCTGTTTATGGAGCCACAAAAGGGTGCAGACAACTGTGATGTCAGCCAGTGTCACTCGCTCGCCCACCAGGAAAGTCCTCATCTTCAAGTGAACATACAGCAGCCCCAGAATCCGCCTCACCTCTTCCTTTGCATTCTCAGTGGCCTGCTTGTTGTGACGCATGATGCCCAAGGTGGGGAACACCCAAGTACTGGCTGGGGGCACTATGTCGCTATCGGCAAagctcacccactgcaccacctgtGCGGCTGCCTCTAAAGTACTTCCCGGCAGCTCCTCATTGCTCACACAGTAGGCAACGGCGTTGCTTTCAAACACACAGAATCCATCATCATCTTCAAATGCTGGAACCTTGCAAGAGGGAATTTGCGGAGAAATTCAGGGGTTCGGTGGGTCTGGCCAAAGTGGAAGTGGAGTGGTGCGGAGAGCACGCAGACCTGAGCCCCACTGTACCGAGCAGCGATGAGGGCCTTAAAGGCCCTCCAGTTTTCAGGATATGTGTACAGAGTCCCAGCCGCCATGGTGATTCCACAGAGAAAGGGCTCATTAACTGGTTTGTAAAGTCATTTTGGTCCGTGAATGATCATGGTTCTGTTAGAACCAGAAGGTGAAGGAGTTATTCAGAGGATAGGATGTAAATATGGGTGCACTTGTTGATGAACCCTGGAGAGCTTCATAAGACAGCCAGGAGCCTTTGGAATGGGGCCACACATGCCTGATGGGATCATACTAGGGCATGCATAGAACAGGAGAGAGGGTATCTGTGAGGTTTGGAGTCTTTATAATGGCTATTCTTAGACATCAGAGATTAAAGGTTTTGAATATCTCAAAGTAAGATTATTGGCCACACACAAATATGCAGCTTTTGTGGCAACGGGGATGCTGCAGTGAGTGgtaatagtaaatattttggcGTTTAGTCATGCTTTGGGGAAGAGCCTACCTGCAAGGAGCAATGAACATGCTATGCACATAAATTCCACTATTTTGAGTCCTATAGCTAAGCCACATCACTAAATCATTCTCTTGGTTTTCACTCATTGACTCTTTCATTCAATAAATCACCTTGTATGGATTTCTATGTTAAATGGGGTAATACATTTAGATAAACAAATAGCACAAACTTTATAATTGCAAGCTCATATGGTAAAAGCAAACTGTAAGGAAACTtaaggggcgggtgctgtggcgtagctggtaaagctaccatcatcccatatgggcaccagtttgagacccggctgctccacttctgatccaactctctgctatggcctgggaaagcagtggagaatggctcaagtccttggccccctgcacccgcatgggagacctgaaggaagctcctgattcccagCTTTGAATCTgagcaactccagccattgcagccatctgggtagtgaacgagaggatggaagacctctctctctctctctctctctctctttctctctgcctctgcatctctgtaactctgcctttcaaataataaataaataaatcttagaaaacttAAGAGATAAATACCATAATGTATAttgatttattaatattattatattcataACTGCCATTTACTGAATGTTTATACCATCTGGGAACTGTACAAACACTAAATTCCTGTTTATATGATGCTATGTGGTAATCACTAACTATCTATGACAAATGAGGGGTTGAGAAGTAATGTTCTCTGGATCACACAGTTGGCACACATTGAGAACACAAAAAATTCTATTCAAAATGGGCTGTTTCTATTAGTCTTTGAGGGATAATGGCCTTTGGGTTGGGTCCTTAGAATATAACACATTTGGAATTGGGGTAGTGGAAACGTTAGGAAAGTGGAAGCAATTTTCAGAAGTCATGTATATGAAACAATAAGATCATTATTTTGGTTAGCTTTTAAGTGAgtgaaaagcaatgaaagaagaCTCAAAAAATATATTAGGCTAAATACATGTCACATCTGCACTGAGCATAAAAATCTTGGCTAGGgaataagaaaaaggaagaaaatcatggACTGTGCAACAGCAAATCATTTTTAGAATTCCTCATCTATGCTTCCCACCCTTACAGCTGCTATTCCTACCCTTTTACATTCCCTGAATTCAAGCAGGTGCCTCCATTTCTGTTTACAAAATCTTCTGTACCATTCGTGGATTAAGGAGAGGGTTTGAGAATGGATAATATGTCTGTGTCAAAGTCAAGAAAGAGAAGTGATTTTTCCTGAACAAAAAAGTAAATTCTCCCCAAGCCAagtagaggaaggaggaagaggaggaagaggaaacatGCTGATGTGACTGACGTTTGTGATTGAGAAATTCCAGGATTCCAGAGAGGAAATCTACCACCATAGTAGGATACAAGAGCAACCTAGCAGGGACAGGCAAATGTGGTCAAACAAAAAGCCAAGCAGAGGACATCTGTATCTAAAAGACACACTGCCTTTGAGTTTGGACATTGTGATTAGGTGACTCAAGGTTTCTTCTAACTTTATAAGCCCAAGTCAATCTGATAGAAGCCATCAATAGCACTAAAATGGAAAGACTAGTAAAAGAAATGCAGAAAGGAAGTCAAGAAAGACTGATATTCAGTTTTCCAACATGTGTAGCATGATGGGTGGGGACTGAAATATAAATTCAGTCATGGAGAATAAACTCATGTTTGGTAGACATCTGAAATTGTGGACTGATTCATGTCAGCTGTTTCAAATTATTTAGGTTATATTTAAAAGGCTAAGCTAGCCTAGCAAATCTCAGTACCTTAACAcaataagcatatatttttatCCCTGATTAGAGCTGATATGGGTCAGCACCCCTGCTGCATCTTGGAACTACATCACTGGAAACGTGAAACACCTGGTCCCCAAGGttgttacagaaagaaaaaaggaagctgGAGAAAGTACACTAGTTCCTAATAGCtcatgtattattttcatttgtatttccttgttCTGCATTTGTCAGATGGTCTCAAATTAACTATAAGTGGACTGAGATATACAGAGTAGCACATGGATATTTTGGGGGCATCTATGACCCACAGGCCCATGCAGTTGGTCAAAGGAGAAATCACATTTTAGTCTCTATGTAGCAAATTCTTCTTAACAATcactatttccatttcttttgagAGGAGGCTTTTCAATACATAATTCTTGTTTTCTGGACTCTCAGAATGTTTCATGCAGTCCTATTATATGTTCAAACAATGCTTTAATTCCTCCCCTCCCAACCCTGAAAAGTTGTAAGACTAATGAGACCAGGTTGTGTGATATGAAGAAAAGCTTCATGAACTGTATTTCTAAATTGGTCTTGAAATTTGAAAACCAGGGttggtatttagcctagtgaaaTCCAGGGTTGACATCCTCACCTAGTAGTGAGGATATCCACATCAACTTTGGAAGACCTgagatcaagtcctgcctgtgactcctgtttcctgccaatgcagatcgtGGGGGataatggtgatggctcaggtgactgtctgccacccacatgggagacctgaattgcttTCCTTGTTCTGGCTTAGGCCTAGATACAGCCACGGGCATTATGAGAACTTGGAAGTGATCCAGTGGACAGAAcgttctcttctctgtttctgtgtctttgtctctctctcaaccttgcaaataagaaaaaaaaattaaaaaattaaatccatagcTTTTTAATACTTATTCTGATAATTATATATTGTTTTAGGCTATGATTTGGAAGAACAATTGAGTTGAATTGAAGCAAAtctttatcagttttatttatatatttttacattatttatttaattcatttgagagacagaaagagacagtgagctcacatctgctgctttactcctcaaatgcctgcaatggctgaaccTGGGTTGAGGCTGAAACTAGATCTCTGGAATGaaagccaggcctcccacatgaacATCAGAAACTcattcacttgagccattatcattgacgcccagagtctgcattagcaggaagatggaatgagGAGCAGGTTGGGATgctaactcaggcactctgatatgggatagagtgcaccaagcagcatcttaagtgctataccaaatgcctttGCTATCTTCCTATAACTACTAGAAAATGTCTTTGTCAGGACTGAACTAATATTGTATAAGGGTGACTTTTGGGATTGTTTCCTGAGGAATAAAGCAAAGCAGACATTTCAGAGATCATAGCCCAGGACATTCTCTAGGTATCTGCAGTTCACTCTTAAACTCTGCAGACATCCTCTATAACCACAGAAGTACACAAAAGAGTTCCCTCAAATGCTGCATTCTTCTCTTGTCTTGGGAAGTCCATCTTTTTAAACTGATTGACACTGGATTACAACTTCTCACTGAGCAGTGTGTTATGCTAGAGAAAATAGGACATTAGAGGATCTGCATTTGGGTCTTTCAGAGGCTGTTTCCACCTGACTAGCCAGTGACTCAATTCAGTGATCCAGACTGGCGTCTTTTAAATCTTATAGTGTAGGTTTTTATCCCAGCTTTCAATTTAGGAAGAATATTGTATCGATTTGCTGATTCAGTAGCAAAATTACTTCCTGACAATGCAAATCTGTGAAAAGAAGCTCTGAATTCTGCTTTTAACATGCTGTTATTTGAACTTatgatggagaaaaaaaaataaaagagacataaaaaggagagagatgaatgaaagaaaaaggaatgagaaAAGAGGGAAAGACTATAGATCGCTACATTTTGTTTCCTTCACTGATGGCACAAGTTATTGCCctatttttggtttaaaaaaaactcttcaggTGAACACTGTTAAATGATTGTCATTTATCATACCAGAGAATTTGGCACAGAAGTTTAGATGGTTTATTGTGTTGCATAAGGTTGATAAATCTACAAACATTGCAACTGTCACCATGTCTCTCAAGTGCACTTTCCATATGCcgagtttttcttttaattatttgttcaGTACAAGTTGTACCTGGCTAAACTGAGCTTGTCTGAATATTaagtattttaagaaatgaaaggaaTCGAAGATTTATAAAGATACCCTGTGATATCAGCGTAAATTTCTTTGGAAGTTTAAGCAAGCATCATTCTTTGGTAACACAGGGTTGGTATACCCTTTTGTACAGTGACAAGGGACTGAGGAGTTGAAGAATCGATGTCCAGTGGAACAATGCCTAAAACTGTGATATTGGCCAGGCTCTTGTTTTATCTTTTGCCACTTACAGGTTCCAGCAAGCTTATCTGCTTTAGTATCTTCAGTACTGTATTAATCCGAGCAGTGGCACATATGGAAATGATTTCCTTTTAGATCAGTTTGCCATCTGAtcaataatttatattatttagttGATATTTCCCATTAAACAGATGTTCACTTGGTGGCTGGCTCCCTCTGAGATTGTTATAGGTATTCTTTCCCTATGAATGGTTGATTATATTTTTTATCACTTAAGACTACACTTTTTGAATTGTTTGTAATTTTAGCAATTCCATTGAGTTATACGAATGGAGTTCAGCtgctctttgacttttttttttttttatttttatttttgacaggcagagtggacagtgagagagagagacagagagaaaggtcttccttttgccgttggttcaccctccaatggccgccgcggtagcgcgctgcggccggcgcaccgcgctgttccgatggcaggagccaggtgcttatcctggtctcccctggggtgcagggcccaaacacttgggccatcctccactgcactccctggccacagcagagagctggcctggaagaggggcaaccgggacaggatcggtgccccgaccgggactagaacccggtgtgccggcgccgcaaggcggaggattagcctgttgagccacggcgccagcctttttttttttttttttttgattagagAGTATTATCTGTGTTAGACTAGCATTTTTGTGGAagaattagatttttttcatattctaaTTTGATGTAATATGTCCACATTTTAAAGAAAGTGTTTTGAAGTAGTAGGTTTCTAATTCTGCTGTTTACTGACATATATCACATTGTTTCAAATATGTTGATCATTTCTTCACTGCTAATAAAGTCTTCTAGTTCCAACTCGGCGAGTTAACTAAACTTCATAAAATACAGGGAACACTCTGTAGAGTATCTTTCTTCATATGCCAACATTTTACATGCTCCTAATAGATTGCTTCCTCTATGAATCTACCTAAATTTTCAATTTGAATGTTATAATGGCTATAACAGTGAAGCTATCAAAGTTACAACATTAGCCAATAGCCTCAATTtggacattttgttttttgaaaattatgttaAGATCCTACaagttgattttatttctctaactgctgtattctttcttttatatCTATTGTGtaattttgaattgcatttcaatAACACTAATCTATGTCCAAATCTCAAATAAATTTCCCTTATTGGAGTATTGTCCTGCTAATATAAattgaaaaaggaaacaaatcaaGGAATCTACAACTTTCCAAATTAGATTCAGagattcttttgttttctttcaatgataataatgaaaaacaaaagagtaAACATTTGGCATGAAatcattcactttttaaatattaaaattattttaacattattaagctgatatttgtttatttatttgggatgggggagggagagtgtgAGGGAAAGACATACCGAGAGAGATTCCCtccattggtgcactccccaaatgcctaccacagttGGGTCTGGTCACTTCTGAAGTTGGGAATGAAGGTctaaaaactcaatccagatcttccac
This DNA window, taken from Lepus europaeus isolate LE1 chromosome 12, mLepTim1.pri, whole genome shotgun sequence, encodes the following:
- the LOC133771040 gene encoding heterogeneous nuclear ribonucleoprotein C-like — its product is MLWKHCVRNARAAVAGEDGRMIAGQVLDINLAAEPKVNRGKAGVKRSAAEMYGSSFDLDYDFQRDYYDRMYSYPARVPPPPPIARAVVPSKRQRVSGNTSRRGKSFNSKSGQRGSSSKSGKLKGDDLQAIKKELSQIKQKVDSLLESLEKIEKEQSKQGVEMKNDKSEEEQSSSSQKKDETNVKMESEGGADDSAEEGDLLDDDDNEDRGDDQLELIKDDEKEAEEGEDDRDSANGEDDS